The Salvelinus fontinalis isolate EN_2023a chromosome 36, ASM2944872v1, whole genome shotgun sequence genome window below encodes:
- the LOC129835291 gene encoding oocyte zinc finger protein XlCOF6-like, which produces MWQPDPFHNELVFVMDELMTSLEDEIDKCMAVLVFSTQDRTDIDAGETGEFERESKLEVKVQLTCVMKQFVKQTLTKINQLISKCTEALRSEICQSQSEMKSLKIKLLEMANGKEVPENTVERTPQTEEEEEWTEAPLSPKFAEDFEVDVPTPSGEADNTTNVKKEATIRAKTIAMEQSFISLAKIPSSSLIESIKQVAITDKQAASRPTDKQAASRPTDKQAASRPTDKQAASRPTDKQAASRPTDKKAASRSTDNQAPSADPQTPSGDSVMSTRPRRKKRIEAQPTAADSDGSEENADDQWEEESAKAGQTSNDEYVHNIKPRPNIKKNKTTTTKKEHHCLDCGKVFKNSSNLKLHQQTHTGERPYCCELCGKCFPTAWKLRIHQAVVHRREKPLECPTCGKCFATKHYLDTHASVHSTEKPFRCLVCQKCFKSKSGLKEHTMLHNSNSDSYACDKCPKAFVKLKYLKNHQLTHSGGGAHRCELCGKGFKTPSELKRHQASVHRGEKPFQCPTCGKCFAENKNLKIHASVHSEERAFQCTQCQMCFKTKYTLNDHKKTHTDSKPYACDKCPMTFIRSYYLKIHQASHLTSKPFACSHCGKGFKGERGLKRHERTHTEDPTYTCDECGKGFYQHESYKVHAALHTGEKPFTCDHCDKTFALASYLKTHIVKLHSVTEPHVCGKCGKKYKDFTHFRIHMFQGCQGAAVLV; this is translated from the exons GTCCAGTTGACATGTGTGATGAAACAGTTCGTGAAACAGACTCTCACCAAAATCAACCAGTTGATCTCCAAATGCACTGAAGCACTGCGTTCAGAGATTTGCCAGAGTCAAAGTGAGATGAAATCTCTGAAAATTAAGTTATTGGAGATGGCTAATGGTAAGGAAGTACCTGAAAATACAGTGGAAAGAACCccacagacagaggaagaggaggaatggaCGGAAGCACCTTTATCACCAAAGTTTGCAGAGGATTTTGAG GTTGACGTGCCAACTCCCAGTGGTGAGGCTGACAACACTACAAATGTCAAGAAGGAGGCCACGATCAGAGCTAAAACCATAGCGATGGAACAGTCATTTATATCTCTAGCTAAAATACCTTCCTCCTCACTCATTGAGTCTATCAAACAGGTGGCTATTACAGACAAACAGGCAGCAAGCAGGCCTACAGACAAACAGGCAGCAAGCAGGCCTACAGACAAACAGGCAGCAAGCAGGCCTACAGACAAACAGGCAGCAAGCAGGCCTACAGACAAACAGGCAGCAAGCAGGCCTACAGACAAAAAGGCAGCAAgtaggtctacagacaatcaggCCCCAAGTGCAGACCCCCAAACTCCCAGTGGGGACTCTGTGATGTCCACCAGACCCAGGAGGAAGAAGAGAATAGAAGCGCAACCCACAGCGGCAGATTCAGACGGAAGTGAGGAAAACGCTGATGACCAATGGGAGGAGGAGAGTGCTAAAGCTGGACAAACCTCGAATGACGAATATGTTCACAACATAAAGCCAAGGCCCAACATAAAGAAAAACAAGACTACCACCACCAAGAAAGAGCACCACTGTCTGGATTGCGGTAAGGTTTTTAAGAATTCAAGTAATTTAAAACTGCATCAAcagactcacacaggagagagaccttATTGTTGTGAATTATGCGGGAAATGTTTCCCGACTGCTTGGAAGCTCAGAATACATCAAGCAGTGGTCCACAGAAGAGAGAAGCCACTTGAGTGTCCAACATGTGGGAAGTGCTTTGCAACAAAGCATTATTTGGACACTCACGCAAGTGTTCATTCAACAGAGAAACCGTTCCGATGCCTCGTGTGTCAGAAGTGTTTTAAAAGTAAAAGTGGCCTCAAGGAACACACAATGTTGCATAATTCAAATTCAGATTCATATGCGTGTGACAAATGTCCAAAAGCCTTCGTTAAGTTGAAATACCTCAAAAATCACCAGCTAACtcacagtggaggaggagctCATCGTTGTGAATTGTGTGGGAAAGGTTTCAAGACTCCTTCTGAGCTCAAACGGCACCAAGCATCAGTCCATAGGGGAGAGAAGCCATTCCAATGTCCCACATGTGGGAAGTGCTTCGCAGAGAATAAAAATTTGAAAATCCACGCAAGTGTTCATTCAGAAGAGAGAGCATTCCAGTGCACTCAGTGTCAGATGTGTTTCAAAACCAAGTATACTCTTAACGACCATAAGAAGACACACACGGACTCCAAGCCGTATGCTTGCGACAAATGCCCAATGACCTTTATTCGGTCTTATTACCTCAAGATTCATCAAGCTTCGCACCTGACCAGCAAGCCGTTTGCGTGCAGCCACTGTGGGAAAGGCTTCAAAGGTGAACGTGGGCTCAAGAGACATGAACGCACCCACACCGAAGATCCAACTTATACCTGTGACGAATGTGGCAAGGGTTTCTATCAACACGAATCCTATAAAGTCCATGCGGCCTTGCACACCGGAGAGAAGCCGTTCACCTGCGATCACTGCGATAAAACCTTTGCTCTGGCGTCCTACCTTAAAACCCACATAGTGAAACTTCACTCTGTCACCGAACCCCACGTCTGTGGGAAATGTGGCAAGAAATATAAGGATTTCACCCATTTTAGAATCCATATGTTTCAGGGTTGTCAAGGGGCTGCGGTGTTGGTTTGA